A genome region from Flavobacterium sp. CFS9 includes the following:
- the pgk gene encoding phosphoglycerate kinase, translating into MKTLNDFDFKNKKAIIRVDFNVPLDENFNVTDATRIEAAKPTIDAILAQGGSVILMSHLGRPKGAEDKYSLKHILKTAFEILGVQVKFAENCVGEAAKTAAANLQPGEVLLLENLRFHAEEEAGDVAFAKELASLGDIYVNDAFGTAHRAHASTTIIAQFFPTEKCFGTLLAKEIESLNKVLKNSEKPVTAVLGGSKVSSKITVIENILDKVDHMIIGGGMTFTFVKALGGKIGESICEDDKQDLALEILRLAKEKGVQVHIPVDVIAADSFSNTANTQEVDVNAIPDGWQGLDAGPKSLENFKKVILDSKTILWNGPLGVFEMESFAKGTIALGDYIAEATKNGAFSLVGGGDSVAAVKQFGFEDKMSYVSTGGGAMLEMLEGKILPGIAAILD; encoded by the coding sequence ATGAAAACTCTAAACGATTTCGACTTTAAAAATAAAAAAGCAATTATCCGTGTGGACTTCAATGTGCCATTGGATGAAAACTTTAATGTAACGGATGCTACACGTATCGAAGCGGCAAAACCAACTATCGATGCCATTTTAGCACAAGGAGGAAGTGTAATTTTAATGTCACATTTAGGCAGACCAAAAGGAGCAGAAGATAAATATTCGTTAAAGCACATTTTAAAAACAGCTTTTGAAATTTTAGGAGTTCAGGTAAAGTTTGCTGAAAACTGTGTTGGAGAAGCTGCAAAAACAGCCGCTGCAAATTTACAGCCTGGAGAAGTTTTATTACTTGAAAATTTACGTTTTCACGCTGAGGAAGAAGCAGGAGATGTTGCTTTTGCAAAAGAATTAGCATCATTAGGAGATATCTATGTAAACGATGCTTTTGGAACAGCACACAGAGCACATGCTTCAACCACAATTATTGCCCAGTTTTTTCCAACTGAAAAATGCTTTGGAACCTTATTGGCAAAAGAAATAGAAAGTTTAAATAAAGTACTTAAAAATAGCGAAAAACCGGTAACAGCCGTTCTTGGAGGTTCAAAAGTATCTTCAAAAATTACCGTTATCGAAAACATCTTAGACAAAGTAGATCACATGATCATCGGTGGTGGAATGACATTTACATTCGTTAAAGCATTGGGTGGTAAAATTGGAGAATCTATTTGTGAAGATGACAAACAGGATTTAGCACTTGAAATTTTGAGACTAGCCAAAGAAAAAGGAGTTCAGGTTCACATTCCCGTTGATGTAATTGCAGCAGATAGTTTTTCTAATACTGCAAATACTCAGGAAGTAGATGTAAACGCAATTCCTGACGGATGGCAGGGTCTTGACGCAGGTCCTAAATCATTAGAAAACTTTAAAAAAGTAATTCTGGATTCCAAAACAATCTTATGGAACGGTCCATTAGGAGTTTTCGAAATGGAGTCATTTGCTAAAGGAACAATCGCTTTAGGTGATTATATTGCTGAAGCTACAAAGAATGGCGCCTTCTCATTAGTGGGTGGCGGAGATTCTGTTGCAGCAGTAAAACAGTTCGGTTTTGAAGATAAAATGAGTTATGTTTCTACCGGAGGTGGAGCTATGCTTGAAATGTTAGAAGGTAAAATTTTACCTGGAATCGCCGCGATTTTGGATTAA
- a CDS encoding type IX secretion system membrane protein PorP/SprF produces the protein MKKFILSLVLMAVTTSYSQELNLPVFTQYLADNPFVISPAFAGIGDNLRIRANGLTQWVGIKDAPDNQSLYADFRILDRSGVGINVYNDKNGYTRQTGAKISFAHHIILDYYSKQYLSFGLSYNFNSFRIDIDEFNNTIEHPILDPSVTDNRYTANSNFDISALYRNKSFYISFNANNVLKKNTNKYRGVEPSLLSNYQVYSGFVFKDGENSRIEYEPSIYYQYFASDKRSTTDFNFKYRRYNRYEDYYWIGVSYRFLNDQFPKPLSVGPMVGFMKSKFYFGYSYQVMFNNLGNYNTGTHSVTIGFDFLQSISNCPCTQSPVHD, from the coding sequence ATGAAAAAGTTTATTTTATCTTTAGTACTCATGGCTGTAACAACTAGTTACAGCCAAGAGTTAAACCTACCGGTTTTTACACAGTATTTAGCGGATAATCCTTTTGTTATTTCTCCGGCCTTTGCCGGTATCGGGGATAACCTTAGAATTAGAGCCAATGGACTTACCCAATGGGTAGGGATTAAAGACGCACCGGATAACCAGTCGCTTTATGCCGATTTTAGAATTTTGGATCGTTCAGGAGTGGGTATCAATGTGTACAATGATAAGAATGGATATACGCGTCAGACAGGAGCCAAGATCTCTTTTGCGCACCATATCATCCTGGATTATTATTCAAAACAATATCTGTCTTTTGGACTTTCGTACAACTTTAATAGTTTCCGTATTGATATTGACGAATTCAATAACACCATCGAGCATCCTATTTTAGATCCAAGTGTAACCGATAACCGATATACCGCAAACAGTAACTTCGATATTAGTGCTTTGTACCGTAACAAATCATTTTATATCAGTTTTAATGCGAATAACGTACTAAAGAAAAACACCAACAAATACAGAGGAGTAGAGCCTAGTTTACTTTCCAATTATCAGGTATATTCCGGATTTGTTTTTAAAGACGGAGAAAATAGCCGTATCGAATACGAGCCATCAATTTACTACCAGTATTTTGCAAGTGATAAACGTTCTACAACCGATTTTAACTTCAAGTACAGACGTTACAACCGTTACGAGGATTATTACTGGATTGGAGTTTCTTACCGTTTCCTAAACGATCAATTCCCAAAACCATTATCTGTTGGACCAATGGTAGGTTTTATGAAATCTAAATTCTACTTTGGATATTCGTATCAGGTAATGTTTAACAATTTAGGGAATTACAACACAGGGACACACTCGGTAACCATTGGTTTCGATTTCTTACAATCGATTAGTAACTGTCCTTGTACACAAAGTCCGGTTCACGACTAA